In Shewanella sp. VB17, a single genomic region encodes these proteins:
- a CDS encoding acyl-CoA desaturase produces MLNTDRVRSNNNTSAFSGVVKWKPVKSIWFLTHLLITVLVAPFVLSTSSFLVFLVITPITLCFGHSLGMHRLLIHRSYECPKWMEYLFVYLGVLVGMAGPIGMIVQHDLRDWAQRQSQCHDYLLHGSKILKDGWWQLNCDLNLNQPPEFHIENNVSLNKFYQFIEKTWMLQQLILAVPLFLIGGVSWLVWGVSVRIVISVGGHWLIGYFAHNKGDRTWEVKGAAVQGHNIRIAGFLSMGEAWHNNHHAYPGSAMLGLYHNEPDPGWWVLNTLYNLRIVKNIKLPKQLPVRSELVVVADNIDNRVERVPEDCEVAKFIRKDS; encoded by the coding sequence ATGCTCAATACGGATAGAGTTAGATCAAATAATAATACCAGTGCTTTCAGTGGAGTTGTAAAGTGGAAGCCAGTTAAATCTATTTGGTTTTTAACGCATTTATTAATAACTGTTTTAGTCGCGCCGTTTGTTCTATCTACATCCTCTTTTTTGGTCTTTTTAGTTATTACTCCAATAACATTGTGTTTTGGCCATTCTCTAGGCATGCATAGATTGCTAATTCATCGCTCCTACGAATGCCCTAAATGGATGGAATATTTGTTCGTGTATTTAGGTGTGTTAGTCGGCATGGCTGGTCCAATTGGAATGATTGTTCAACACGACCTTCGTGATTGGGCGCAGCGACAATCACAATGTCATGATTATTTATTACATGGGTCCAAAATTCTAAAAGATGGTTGGTGGCAATTGAATTGTGATTTGAATTTAAATCAACCACCTGAATTTCATATAGAAAATAATGTGTCACTCAATAAGTTTTATCAATTCATCGAGAAAACATGGATGCTTCAACAATTAATTTTAGCCGTTCCTTTATTTCTTATCGGTGGGGTTTCTTGGTTAGTTTGGGGAGTTTCTGTAAGAATTGTTATATCGGTTGGCGGTCATTGGCTAATCGGTTATTTCGCCCATAATAAAGGCGATCGCACTTGGGAAGTTAAAGGTGCTGCGGTACAAGGTCACAATATTAGAATTGCGGGTTTCCTATCCATGGGTGAAGCATGGCATAACAATCACCATGCTTATCCTGGTTCTGCAATGCTAGGTTTATATCACAATGAACCTGATCCGGGTTGGTGGGTTTTGAACACATTGTATAACCTTAGAATTGTTAAAAATATCAAGCTACCTAAGCAACTTCCTGTTCGTTCGGAATTGGTTGTGGTGGCTGATAACATAGATAATCGTGTCGAACGAGTCCCTGAAGATTGTGAAGTTGCAAAGTTTATTCGAAAAGACAGCTAA
- the rsgA gene encoding ribosome small subunit-dependent GTPase A, translating to MGDWVITERANEHFRILQVLEAKNQLERLSNQKRQLIAANVDYLFIVTSANSDFNLKRLERYLAMAYEYHIEPVIVLNKVDLVDNVEDYLDQIRNLAVYDVIAISMLQPDSLLSLTQFLQPGTSIAMVGSSGVGKSSLINALFNQTRSGEVQSIGDIRENDNKGKHTTTSRQLLINEQGVLFIDTPGIRELQLLNAKEGVEKTFNDIVELAKQCKFVNCIHQTEPDCKILQALESGGLPQSHWNNYQKLLKEDAFNARSAQNAYAQKQHMKAFSKKVHREQVKQRQGK from the coding sequence GTGGGCGATTGGGTTATTACAGAGCGTGCTAATGAGCACTTTCGCATCTTGCAGGTACTGGAAGCCAAAAACCAATTAGAGCGTCTAAGCAACCAAAAGCGGCAGCTGATAGCAGCTAATGTAGACTATCTTTTTATTGTTACCAGTGCAAACAGCGACTTTAACCTGAAACGATTAGAACGCTACCTTGCAATGGCTTATGAATATCATATCGAGCCCGTTATTGTGCTCAATAAAGTTGATTTAGTCGATAATGTTGAAGACTATTTAGATCAAATACGCAACTTAGCAGTGTATGACGTGATCGCGATTTCAATGTTACAACCTGATTCATTGCTGTCACTGACTCAATTTTTACAACCCGGAACAAGCATCGCAATGGTTGGATCTTCAGGCGTTGGAAAATCATCTTTAATCAATGCTCTTTTTAATCAAACCCGATCCGGTGAAGTTCAAAGCATCGGTGACATACGTGAAAATGATAACAAAGGCAAGCATACCACGACCTCAAGGCAATTATTAATTAATGAGCAAGGTGTTTTGTTTATTGATACTCCCGGTATTCGTGAACTTCAATTACTCAACGCCAAGGAAGGAGTAGAGAAAACGTTTAATGATATTGTTGAGTTGGCTAAACAATGTAAGTTTGTTAACTGCATTCACCAAACGGAGCCTGACTGTAAAATATTACAAGCTTTGGAGTCCGGGGGATTACCTCAATCTCACTGGAATAATTATCAGAAACTGCTCAAAGAAGATGCCTTCAATGCACGTTCAGCGCAAAATGCTTACGCGCAAAAACAGCATATGAAAGCGTTCAGTAAAAAAGTTCATCGAGAACAGGTAAAACAACGACAAGGTAAGTAA
- the sctR gene encoding type III secretion system export apparatus subunit SctR — translation MTLLDNPIQLIIMLFCLSLLPLFAVMGTSFLKLAIVFSMLRNALGIQQIPPNMAIYGLALILTLFTMAPVGLQINDNLKATPIVFNSPNVIEQINTQAIAPYRDFLQKNSSKTQVDFFANIGHKTWPDKYKDELSKDSLLVMLPAFTMSQLVEAFKIGLLIYLPFVAIDLIVSNILLAMGMMMVSPMTIALPFKLLIFILMGGWEKLVGQLMVSFS, via the coding sequence ATGACCTTACTCGATAACCCAATTCAGCTTATTATCATGCTTTTTTGTTTGTCATTACTGCCGTTATTTGCAGTGATGGGCACGTCTTTTTTAAAATTGGCCATTGTATTTTCAATGTTGCGTAATGCCCTTGGGATCCAGCAAATTCCCCCCAATATGGCGATATATGGTCTGGCGCTTATTTTGACCTTATTTACCATGGCGCCTGTGGGGCTGCAGATAAATGATAATCTCAAAGCGACCCCTATCGTGTTTAATTCGCCCAATGTGATTGAACAAATAAATACTCAAGCCATTGCGCCTTATCGTGACTTTTTGCAGAAGAACAGCAGTAAAACCCAAGTGGATTTTTTTGCCAATATCGGCCATAAAACTTGGCCTGATAAGTATAAAGATGAATTATCTAAAGATTCATTATTAGTGATGCTACCTGCTTTTACCATGAGTCAACTGGTTGAAGCATTTAAAATAGGCTTACTTATTTATCTTCCTTTTGTGGCCATCGATCTTATCGTGTCTAATATTTTGCTGGCAATGGGGATGATGATGGTGTCACCGATGACCATAGCCTTACCCTTTAAATTGCTTATCTTTATTTTGATGGGAGGCTGGGAAAAGTTGGTGGGCCAGCTTATGGTGTCTTTCTCATGA
- the sctS gene encoding type III secretion system export apparatus subunit SctS has product MSETIIVHLTSELLWMVLLLSLPVVIVASIVGVIVSLVQALTQIQDQTLQFLIKLVAVCITLVVSYHWMGGSLLNYANMAFDQISHMGG; this is encoded by the coding sequence ATGAGTGAAACCATTATAGTGCATCTGACTTCTGAGTTGCTGTGGATGGTGCTACTACTTTCATTACCCGTTGTGATTGTTGCCTCTATCGTGGGGGTGATTGTCAGTCTTGTTCAAGCATTGACGCAGATCCAAGATCAAACCTTGCAGTTTTTAATCAAACTGGTTGCGGTTTGCATCACCCTGGTGGTGAGTTATCACTGGATGGGGGGTTCCTTACTTAATTACGCCAATATGGCATTCGATCAAATAAGTCATATGGGGGGCTAG
- a CDS encoding EscU/YscU/HrcU family type III secretion system export apparatus switch protein, producing the protein MSEKTEKPTEKRLKEARNRGQVIKSAEIVTGLQMAIILGYFLFEGQALMHSVMYLINVSIQSINLPLERAADQIIGTFAMVAFRFLGGLTVVLVLTIIVGNVVQTGPVWASEALMPSMKKLNVVDNAKQLISWKSVFELAKNLLKVIVLSLVFYYLLRRYVTSFQYLPLCGEGCGLGVISTLITWLWACFLGCYVIFGIADYAFQRYNLMKELKMSKDDTKQEYKDSEGNPEVKQKRRETQREVASGSLAANVRKSTVVIRNPTHLAICLYYQAGETPLPRLLEKAEDHMALHIVDLAEKAGVPIVENIPLARAMYAQVGSGESIPESLFEPVAELLRMVMAVPYDESD; encoded by the coding sequence ATGAGTGAGAAAACAGAAAAACCCACAGAAAAAAGGCTAAAAGAGGCGAGAAATCGTGGCCAAGTGATCAAAAGTGCTGAAATTGTCACTGGGTTACAGATGGCGATTATTTTAGGTTATTTTTTGTTTGAAGGTCAGGCGTTGATGCACTCGGTGATGTACTTGATCAATGTGAGTATTCAATCGATTAACTTACCGCTTGAAAGGGCAGCAGATCAGATCATTGGCACCTTTGCTATGGTGGCCTTTCGGTTTCTCGGGGGATTAACGGTAGTGCTGGTGTTGACTATTATTGTTGGCAATGTAGTGCAAACTGGCCCTGTGTGGGCATCAGAAGCATTGATGCCGAGCATGAAGAAACTTAATGTGGTTGATAATGCTAAGCAATTAATTTCATGGAAGAGTGTGTTTGAGTTAGCGAAAAACTTGCTTAAAGTGATTGTACTGAGTTTAGTTTTTTATTATTTATTGCGACGTTATGTGACGTCTTTCCAATATTTACCCTTGTGCGGTGAAGGCTGTGGACTGGGGGTGATATCGACATTAATCACCTGGTTGTGGGCGTGTTTTTTAGGGTGCTATGTTATTTTCGGCATTGCTGATTATGCTTTTCAGCGCTATAACTTGATGAAAGAACTGAAAATGTCAAAAGATGATACCAAGCAAGAGTATAAGGATTCAGAGGGCAATCCAGAAGTGAAACAAAAACGCCGTGAAACCCAAAGAGAGGTGGCTTCCGGCAGTCTTGCGGCGAACGTACGTAAATCAACGGTGGTGATACGTAATCCAACTCATTTGGCTATTTGTCTATATTATCAAGCGGGTGAAACGCCGCTGCCGAGACTGTTGGAGAAAGCGGAAGATCATATGGCTTTACATATTGTTGATTTGGCTGAAAAGGCCGGGGTGCCCATTGTGGAAAATATTCCTCTTGCCCGCGCTATGTATGCTCAAGTTGGCAGTGGGGAGTCCATTCCTGAGAGTTTATTTGAGCCGGTTGCTGAGTTGCTACGTATGGTGATGGCGGTGCCTTATGATGAAAGTGATTAG
- a CDS encoding ABC transporter ATP-binding protein, which yields MSKNSVITVKALVKSVATQEGELTILNGINLDVKCGESVAILGPSGSGKSTLLGLLAALDSPSCGEITLDGEALQWMDEEGKAALRKKKVSFIFQSFMLVDTLNALENVMLPAELAGIDKAKEKAEAMLMRVGLSHRLTHFPNQLSGGEQQRVAIARAFICEPKVLFADEPTGNLDAANSQKVADMLFELNQESDTTLVLVTHDLVLANRCERQLLMDCGELTERNSLLEQDASTEISIDLQCVEAN from the coding sequence ATGTCAAAAAATAGTGTGATCACAGTTAAGGCTCTCGTTAAGTCAGTGGCTACCCAAGAAGGGGAGCTTACTATCCTCAACGGCATTAATCTCGATGTCAAGTGTGGTGAGAGTGTCGCCATTTTGGGGCCATCAGGCTCAGGTAAGTCAACCTTACTGGGTTTATTAGCAGCATTAGACTCGCCGAGTTGTGGTGAGATAACGCTGGATGGTGAAGCGCTGCAATGGATGGATGAAGAGGGTAAGGCGGCACTGAGGAAGAAAAAAGTCAGCTTTATTTTTCAATCATTTATGTTAGTTGATACGCTCAATGCGTTAGAGAATGTGATGTTACCAGCTGAGCTTGCAGGGATAGATAAGGCCAAAGAAAAAGCTGAGGCCATGCTCATGAGAGTTGGATTAAGCCATAGACTGACACATTTCCCCAATCAGCTTTCAGGTGGAGAGCAGCAAAGGGTTGCGATCGCCAGAGCCTTTATTTGTGAGCCTAAAGTGTTATTTGCTGATGAACCTACTGGGAATTTAGATGCCGCTAATAGCCAGAAAGTCGCTGATATGTTGTTTGAACTCAATCAGGAAAGCGATACAACCTTGGTGCTGGTTACTCATGATTTAGTCTTGGCTAACCGATGTGAACGTCAGTTGTTGATGGACTGTGGTGAGCTGACTGAACGAAATAGTCTATTAGAACAAGATGCGAGCACAGAGATATCGATAGATCTTCAGTGTGTGGAGGCCAATTAA
- a CDS encoding helix-turn-helix domain-containing protein: protein MAWLNAQNIFDPDALDNSVLGIAAELTKHDSGSHSHNMGQLLFSQQGCMRITLNEKICMLPPTRIAWIPPRMIHRVQTTGVVGYRSVYFERDLHFSLPDQVEVLSASPLLYEVLERIAISDFCTDWRSGTAANILAVCLDEIALMPRELTLLPLPNDRRLRHLADTVTVPPLHKLAHDCGASEKTISRIFSRETGLSYQQWRQQWRLLKAIELLANKHSQSDIASLLGFSSDSAFTTFFKNMVGRSPRVYMAMRR from the coding sequence ATGGCATGGCTTAACGCCCAGAACATTTTTGATCCTGACGCGCTCGATAATAGCGTATTGGGGATTGCAGCCGAGCTAACAAAACATGATTCTGGCTCACACTCGCACAACATGGGACAACTGCTGTTCAGTCAGCAAGGATGCATGCGTATCACACTCAATGAGAAGATCTGTATGCTACCACCGACACGTATTGCTTGGATACCACCAAGGATGATACACCGCGTACAGACAACCGGGGTCGTCGGCTATCGCTCAGTGTATTTCGAGCGCGACCTTCATTTTAGCCTACCTGATCAGGTTGAAGTGCTGTCAGCATCGCCTCTATTGTATGAAGTGCTGGAACGTATCGCCATATCTGACTTCTGTACCGATTGGCGGAGCGGCACTGCCGCCAATATTTTGGCTGTATGCTTAGATGAAATCGCGCTGATGCCGCGTGAATTAACCCTACTTCCGCTACCGAACGATCGCCGCCTTCGACATCTGGCCGATACGGTGACTGTGCCGCCACTACATAAACTGGCGCACGATTGCGGCGCCTCGGAAAAGACCATCAGTCGCATCTTCAGTCGTGAAACAGGTCTAAGTTATCAACAGTGGAGGCAGCAATGGCGGTTGCTTAAAGCGATTGAACTGCTGGCCAATAAGCACAGTCAATCTGACATCGCCAGCTTGCTGGGCTTTTCCAGCGACAGTGCCTTCACCACCTTTTTCAAGAATATGGTGGGCAGATCACCGAGAGTATATATGGCTATGCGGAGGTGA
- a CDS encoding LysE family translocator translates to MNFENWLAFCSIAFIAAAIPGPAILLVSTHSLQFGILRSLMTVAGNITGLFIMSACSILGLSALVMVSSTAFTAIKIIGAIYLFYMGIKIWRSGVQLNNTNNPKQAQITTWKLYMQGLMISLTNPKAIIFTSALFPQFIVVSEPLLPQFLILVVTLMTCSFICLLSYSLLSQNLKAGSEKYVSGHILGKVFGSAFISAGGVLAISTQR, encoded by the coding sequence ATGAACTTCGAAAATTGGTTAGCATTTTGTTCTATTGCTTTTATCGCAGCAGCAATCCCTGGTCCTGCAATATTATTAGTTTCGACACACAGTTTACAATTTGGTATTTTACGCTCTCTTATGACTGTCGCTGGAAATATCACTGGTCTTTTCATTATGTCGGCTTGTTCTATATTGGGGTTGAGCGCATTGGTAATGGTTTCATCTACAGCTTTTACTGCCATAAAAATAATTGGCGCGATCTACCTTTTTTATATGGGAATTAAAATTTGGCGTAGTGGTGTACAGTTAAATAATACGAATAACCCAAAACAAGCACAAATAACTACTTGGAAACTTTATATGCAAGGATTAATGATATCTTTAACCAATCCTAAAGCAATAATATTTACTTCTGCGCTTTTCCCGCAATTTATTGTTGTTTCTGAACCATTACTACCTCAGTTTCTAATTTTGGTTGTCACGCTTATGACGTGCTCCTTTATATGTTTACTTTCATACTCTCTTTTGAGCCAAAATTTAAAAGCAGGTAGTGAAAAATATGTGTCAGGCCATATTCTTGGAAAAGTGTTTGGTTCTGCATTTATCAGTGCGGGTGGTGTTTTAGCAATTTCAACTCAGAGGTAA
- a CDS encoding YdiY family protein, whose product MKSQFDNMTLTLSVCLTLLFIPQVLAETQTGIEPPPFAISQIYPEADSQYDWVQLTSSEVLKGTIKSLNDDELEFKSKDLGTTDIDWEDIKVLKSRSIVSVGFTDLTTKTGTLYIKDGRTYIGGEEFDRTQIMTIIEGGQTEANYWSSEVSLGANFYSGNTDQIDYTASAEAIRRTTQSRYSLKYDSAYTKSEDETTADNQKLNTKFNWYISKRMFFTPIDATITIDPIKNIAYQVNLGLGLGYDIIDNNDTTWSISAGPGYTYTQFENVAPGESDNEGSPSLKVLNEYDTEITSDIDFYAKYEINYLNELSGGYTHNAEAKFSIELTDMLDLDLRYIWDHINKPQADNNNIFPEQNDYRFIIQLSLDI is encoded by the coding sequence TTGAAAAGCCAATTTGATAACATGACACTCACTTTAAGTGTATGTCTCACTTTATTGTTTATTCCTCAAGTCTTGGCGGAGACTCAGACAGGGATCGAACCACCTCCATTTGCCATTTCCCAAATTTACCCAGAAGCAGACAGCCAGTATGACTGGGTACAGCTCACATCATCTGAAGTATTAAAAGGCACCATTAAAAGCCTTAATGATGATGAACTAGAATTTAAGAGTAAAGATCTAGGGACAACAGACATTGATTGGGAAGATATTAAAGTACTCAAGAGTCGTAGTATTGTCAGTGTTGGCTTTACTGATCTCACCACCAAGACGGGCACTTTATACATAAAAGACGGGCGAACCTATATTGGCGGGGAAGAGTTCGACCGCACGCAAATCATGACCATCATTGAAGGTGGGCAAACCGAAGCAAACTACTGGTCAAGCGAAGTCTCATTAGGCGCTAACTTTTATTCAGGCAATACTGACCAAATAGATTACACTGCGAGTGCTGAAGCCATCCGCCGCACAACTCAGTCTCGTTACTCCTTAAAATATGACAGTGCTTATACTAAAAGCGAAGATGAAACAACGGCGGATAACCAGAAATTAAATACCAAATTTAATTGGTATATATCTAAACGCATGTTCTTTACACCTATTGATGCCACAATCACTATTGACCCTATCAAAAACATAGCCTACCAAGTCAATTTAGGTTTAGGATTAGGTTACGACATCATCGATAACAACGATACAACATGGAGTATAAGCGCTGGCCCAGGATATACTTACACTCAATTTGAGAATGTCGCGCCAGGTGAGTCGGACAATGAAGGCAGTCCATCCCTTAAAGTGTTAAATGAATATGACACTGAAATAACCAGTGACATCGATTTTTATGCTAAATATGAAATCAACTACCTTAACGAATTATCCGGTGGATATACCCACAATGCAGAAGCAAAGTTTTCCATAGAATTAACCGATATGTTAGATCTCGATTTAAGATACATCTGGGACCATATCAATAAACCACAAGCCGATAACAATAACATTTTTCCAGAGCAAAACGATTACCGGTTTATCATCCAGCTAAGTCTCGATATTTAA
- a CDS encoding arylesterase, protein MCLVAILACSHVIAAPILILGDSLSASYGIDEEQGWVYLMRKHIPQHSITNGSVSGETTAGGLRRLPALLDSIQPELVIIELGGNDGLRGFPPQQLKENLTKIITLVKAQGSKILLSDILLPPNYGPRYAQMFNKVYQDLATEHQITLMPFFMTTIATKPELMQRDGIHPNKLAQQDIVNFILPWINDML, encoded by the coding sequence ATGTGCTTAGTGGCCATATTAGCTTGTTCTCACGTGATTGCTGCCCCTATATTAATCCTAGGTGATAGCCTAAGTGCAAGTTATGGTATCGATGAAGAGCAAGGTTGGGTTTATTTAATGCGTAAACACATACCTCAACATTCGATAACAAACGGCTCTGTAAGTGGTGAAACAACGGCTGGAGGATTGCGTAGACTCCCAGCCCTGCTTGACTCCATACAACCTGAACTTGTCATCATTGAACTGGGAGGCAACGATGGATTAAGAGGTTTTCCACCTCAGCAACTCAAAGAAAATCTTACAAAAATAATTACCTTAGTGAAAGCCCAAGGCAGTAAAATTCTTCTGTCTGACATTCTATTGCCTCCAAATTACGGTCCCAGGTACGCCCAAATGTTTAACAAAGTATACCAAGATCTCGCCACAGAGCATCAGATCACGTTAATGCCGTTTTTTATGACAACAATAGCCACTAAGCCAGAATTAATGCAAAGAGATGGTATACACCCAAACAAGCTCGCCCAACAAGATATTGTCAACTTTATTCTACCTTGGATTAACGATATGCTCTAA
- the sctT gene encoding type III secretion system export apparatus subunit SctT — translation MISQLPAELTTQLPVLALCMMRPLGMMLLLPLFKGGAMGSALIRNSLILLFALPTVSIMDGMQSIILQADMWSVFSLFGKEILVGFLLGFCAAIPFWAIDMAGFVIDTMRGASMSTVLNPLMGLQSSIYGMLFTQLLTVLFLVSGGFNHLLAAMYQSYNQLPPGFDLNFTQPLLVFISHEWQLMCQLCLSFAMPAMVIMILVDVALGLVNRSAQQLNVFFLSMPIKSALVLLLLIYSLQFALSHYLERISGIEQQISILFGLLSSH, via the coding sequence ATGATAAGTCAGCTGCCTGCAGAGTTAACCACACAATTGCCAGTATTGGCATTGTGTATGATGCGCCCATTGGGAATGATGTTACTGCTTCCTCTTTTTAAAGGTGGAGCTATGGGCAGTGCACTTATTCGTAACAGCTTGATTTTACTTTTTGCTTTACCGACAGTATCGATCATGGATGGAATGCAGTCGATCATCTTACAAGCGGATATGTGGAGTGTATTTAGTCTCTTTGGTAAGGAAATTTTAGTGGGTTTCCTACTTGGTTTTTGTGCAGCCATTCCATTTTGGGCCATCGATATGGCCGGATTTGTAATAGACACTATGCGTGGTGCATCAATGTCGACTGTGCTTAATCCATTAATGGGTTTGCAATCCTCTATTTATGGCATGTTGTTTACTCAACTATTGACGGTATTATTTCTCGTTTCGGGTGGTTTTAATCATCTCTTGGCTGCTATGTATCAGTCTTACAATCAATTACCACCAGGATTTGACTTGAACTTCACTCAGCCATTATTGGTCTTTATTAGCCATGAGTGGCAGTTAATGTGCCAGTTGTGTTTAAGTTTTGCAATGCCAGCGATGGTGATTATGATTTTAGTCGATGTGGCGCTGGGATTAGTGAACCGCTCAGCGCAGCAACTCAATGTGTTTTTTCTGTCGATGCCAATTAAGAGCGCTTTAGTATTATTGCTGCTTATTTACAGCTTACAGTTTGCTTTGTCTCACTATCTGGAGCGAATTTCCGGTATAGAACAACAGATAAGCATCTTGTTTGGCCTCTTGTCGAGTCATTAA
- a CDS encoding MFS transporter — MGRKLTLTLATSMMMFPQVVETIYSPALTDIAEGFHVSAEMATQTLSYYFFAFAIGIVTWGRLCDVIGRRPTILAGVALYMLASIVAIFSGSFIELLAARGLAAFGAAVGSVGTQTVIRDQFDGKELARVFSLMGIAMAVSPAIGVLSGSFLTHYWGYQGVFSGLAILAATLLAYVTWKLPETRPEQVIKSSFFGTLGRMVNDSDIWHSALLVALFNICMYSYYQLAPFRFKDLGLPEQWFGYTGIVLAVGVGIGATINKLLIAKRWLFTALLTLASVLSLIGGILVFLLKDTVWFVLPMILVVMAYGIAIPNILARALRHYKDCIGTSGAILGLMYYLLLGTGLVFAGLAQQLSAVLILSSLCTLMLVWSIIRRESKLVLLESESI, encoded by the coding sequence ATGGGACGCAAGCTTACCTTGACGTTGGCGACATCAATGATGATGTTTCCCCAAGTCGTGGAAACTATCTATAGCCCAGCTCTGACGGACATTGCAGAAGGTTTCCACGTTAGCGCTGAAATGGCCACGCAAACCTTATCTTATTACTTCTTTGCCTTTGCCATCGGCATAGTAACGTGGGGGCGATTGTGCGACGTAATTGGGCGTCGCCCTACCATTTTGGCTGGGGTGGCGTTATATATGTTGGCCTCGATTGTAGCTATTTTTTCCGGTAGCTTTATTGAGTTACTGGCGGCACGAGGTTTGGCCGCCTTTGGCGCTGCCGTAGGGTCTGTAGGCACTCAGACTGTCATTCGTGACCAGTTCGACGGTAAGGAACTGGCACGGGTGTTCTCTTTGATGGGAATAGCGATGGCAGTTAGCCCAGCGATAGGCGTGCTGAGTGGTTCATTCCTGACCCACTATTGGGGCTACCAAGGGGTATTTAGCGGTCTGGCAATATTGGCTGCGACACTACTAGCCTATGTCACATGGAAACTGCCGGAAACCCGTCCTGAACAGGTGATCAAGAGTTCTTTCTTTGGCACGCTGGGGCGCATGGTTAACGACAGTGATATATGGCACAGCGCACTGTTGGTGGCACTGTTCAATATCTGTATGTACAGCTATTACCAGCTGGCACCATTCCGTTTTAAGGATTTGGGTCTGCCAGAACAGTGGTTTGGCTATACCGGTATCGTACTCGCTGTTGGGGTGGGTATAGGTGCCACTATCAATAAGCTGTTGATTGCCAAACGCTGGCTCTTTACCGCATTGCTGACTCTGGCGAGTGTTCTATCTCTGATTGGTGGTATATTAGTGTTCCTGCTGAAGGATACTGTGTGGTTTGTCTTACCAATGATACTAGTGGTTATGGCGTATGGTATTGCCATTCCCAATATTCTGGCGCGCGCTCTGCGCCACTATAAGGATTGCATAGGCACTTCTGGCGCAATTCTTGGCCTAATGTATTACCTGCTGCTCGGCACTGGCCTTGTATTCGCTGGGCTGGCGCAGCAGCTGAGCGCGGTACTGATCCTGAGTAGCCTCTGCACGTTAATGTTGGTATGGAGCATTATACGCAGAGAAAGCAAGCTTGTTCTACTTGAAAGCGAGAGTATCTGA